Below is a genomic region from Alphaproteobacteria bacterium.
CCGAGCTCCCACTCCGGCTCCTGGCGCCACCACCACAATTCGTCCTCGTATCGCTCGCGCGACCCGGTCAGGATTCGCTGCCGCTGGCCGCCCGGGACCTGAAGCGCCGGCGGCGCCTTCCACATCGGGATGTTGCGAAAGCCGCAAAGGGCCATCGTCTCGGCCACGTCGGGCGCCAGCCAGCCGGGTAGCGGCGCGCTGTTGACCCCGATCATCGGGGCGACGAGCACCGCCGCGTCGAGCGCCGGCTGCGCCTCCACCAGAGTCCGTAGCAGCAGGTGCCCGCCCATCGAATGGCCAATCGCGACGTGCGGACCCGCCGTGCCGCCGCGCCAGTCGGCGATCAGCGCCGCGCAGTCGTCGATGAGGGCGTCGAACGAGTCGAACCGATATCCGTCCCCCTGCGATCCGCCCTGGCCGCGCCAATCGAAGGCGGTGACGTTCCACCCGCGATCGTGCCAATGCGCGAAGGCTTCCAGATATTTCTCGATGAAATCGCCCCGCCCGCCGGCGAAGATCAGGCTGCCACGCGCCTTCCGGCGGCCCGGCTGCGGCCAGTCCATCTTGCGAATCGCCCAGCCGTCGGGCGCCGTCCAGGTTCCGAAACGAGCGCCTTGCGGGCGCGCGCGCCGGTGGTTCGGGGGATTTTCCATGCGCCCCGGTTACGGTTTCGAAAGGTCGGGCGTCTAGTGCCTGCAAATATGGCTAACGCGCTCTCCATGACCCTGCTCGGCCTGCTGGCGGCGATGCTGCTGGCGGCGTGCTGGTGGGACGTCAAATCGCGCACCATTCCCAACGAGCTCAATCTCGCCATCGCCTTGCTGGCGATCCCCTTCTGGTGGTCGATCGGTCTGCCGCTCTGGCCGGACGCCGCGATCCAGGTCGGCATCGCCGCGATCGTCTTCGGCCTGTTCTCCATCGCCTTCGCGATCGGAGCGATGGGCGGGGGCGACGTGAAGCTGATCGGCGCGCTCGCTTTGTGGCTGCCGTTCCAGGCGCTGGTGCTGCTTCTGGTGGTGATGTCGCTGGCCGGCGGCGTGCTCACCGCCGCGATGTATATCCGCCACCGCCTGAAGTCCGGCGAGGGTCAACTCGAAGTTCCGTACGGTCTGGCGATCGCATTCGGCGGTTTGTGGCTGATTAGCGAACGCTTTCTTAACCAGTTTGGCTGATGACTAGGGCCTGATTTTTCACTCAGGTCCCGCAGGGGAGGCGACACGCGCCATGGACGTTAAGAAGATCGTGCTGCTCGTAGGCGCACTCATCATTGCAGGCGTCACCGCCTTCATGGCCAAGAGCATGTTCACCGGCGCAGCCGCGCCGCAGGCGCAGGCCAGCCAGCAGGTTCCGGCCGGACCGGAAGTGCTCGTCGCGACCCGCACCTTGTCGGTCGGCACGATCATCGACCCCGAGGCGTTTCGCTACCAGCCCTGGCCCCAGGGCCTGGTCCAGCCCGCTTATTTCACGCGCGGCGAGGGCGTCGATCCGCAAAGCCTGGTCGGCACGGTCGTGCGCAATGAGATCACCGCGGGCCAGCCGCTGACCCAGGGGGCGATCGTTCGTCCGGGCGAGCGCGGCTTCCTCGCCGCGGCGCTCGGCCCCGGCATGCGCGCCGTGACGGTCGGTGTTTCCGCCACCAGCGGAGTCGCCGGCTTCGTCTTCCCGGGCGACCGGGTCGATCTCGTGCTTGCGCAGGAAGTCGAAGGCGGCGGGGACGGCCCGCCCCTGCGAGTCTCCGAGACGATCGTTCGCAACATCCGCGTCCTCGCGGTCGACCAGCGCCTCAACGCCCGCGACGAGCAGGGCAACCAGGTTCCGCAGACCGTCGCCACGGTGACGTTCGAGGCGACCCCCAAGATCGCCGAGAAGATCGCGGTCGCGCAGACCATCGGCCAGCTTTCGCTGTCGCTGCGCAGCCTTGCCGACAACAATGCCGAGCTGGAGCGCGCGATCGCGTCCGGCGAGGTGACCGTGCCTGAAAATGGGGATCCCCGGGCCGAGCGGCAGATGCTGCTCGCCGTCTCCAGCCGGCCGGTCGACGACAATACGACCTATACCGTCGGGGCCGATGTCTCGCGCTTCCAGCGCAGCACCGTTCCCGGCCGGGCGCGAGACAATAACAGCAACGGGTCCGCGTCCAACTCCTCGCCCAACTCGGCCGGAATTCCGGCAGCCGGTCTCGGACCGGTGGTTCGGGTCGCGCGGGGAAATACTGTGACCGTCGTTCCGGTGGGAGCCAGGTAATGAAGAGCAAGATCAGCATGAAGCGTGCCGCGCTCGGCACCGCGCTTGCGGCCGCCCTGGCCGCGGGGATCGCGGCGACCGCGCCGAGCCAGGCCGTCGCCCAGTCCGGCGCTGTCGCCCCCGGAAGCGACATCACTCTCTCGGTCGGCACCGGCCGGCTGGTGCGGGTGGGCGGCGCGATGTCCGATCTGTTCGTCGCGAACAACGAGATCGCCGACGTCGAGGTCCGCTCGCCGACGCAATTCTACGTCTTCGGAAAGACCGCGGGCAACACCACGGTCTACGCCACCGACCGTTCGGGCCGGGTCGTCTTCTCGGCCAGCGTCCGGGTCGGCCAGAACCTCGCTTCGGTCGGCCAGATGCTTCACTCGGCAATGCCTGAGGCGGACATCGTCGCCACGCCGATGAACGGCATGGTTCTCCTCACCGGGACAGTCGCCCAGCCGAACGACGCGGCGGAGGCCGAGCGCCTCGCCCAGGCCTTCGTCGGCGAGGGCACGCAGGTGGTCAGCCGGCTTCGGACGGCGACTCCCCAGCAGGTGATGCTCCAGGTCAAGATCGCCGAGGTGAACCGCTCGCTTCTGCGCGAGATCGGCACCAACCTCCTGTCGCGCGACAGCTCGGGCGGCTTCCTTTTCGGCATCGGTCGCGGCAATCCGGGAAGCTTCAATATCGCCCAGGGCCCGGCCAATCCGGCGACCGGCGTGATCCCGGAGACGCTGACCGGCGCGACGTTCAATTTCCCGGCGGGCGCGACCACGCTCGGCGCCGCCGGCCACCTGCTCGGGCTCGACATCCTGAGCACGATGAATCTTGCCGAAACCACCGGCCTGGTGACCACCCTGGCCGAGCCTTCGATCGTCGCCCTTTCGGGCGAAACGTCGAGCTTCCTGGCCGGCGGCGAGTTCCCGATCCCGATCTCGCAGTCGCTGGGCAGCGTCACCATCGAGTATAAGCAATATGGCGTCGGCCTCGCCTTCTCGCCGATCGTGCTCGAGGACGGCCGAATCCAGATGCGCGTCCGCCCCGAGGTTTCGGAGCTGTCCAACGAAGGCACGATCCGCCTCAACGGTTTCAACGTGCCGGCGCTGACGGTGCGCCGCGCCGAAACGACCGTCGAGCTTGGCTCAGGCCAGAGCTTCATGATCGCCGGCCTTCTGCGCAACCACAACACCAACACGATCGACCGCGCGCCTTTCCTCGGCAACATCCCGATACTCGGCGCGCTGTTCCGCTCAACCCGCTACCAACGGGCGGAGACGGAGCTGGTGATCGTCGTCACGCCTTATCTGGTGCGCCCGGTCTCGAACCCCGCCCAGATCGCCCTTCCGACCGACGGCCACCGCAATCCCGACGAGGCCCAGCGCCTGCTGATCGGTGCGGAGAATGACTCCCGCACCGGCGAGCAGCGTCCGGGCCCGACCGCGGGGCCGGGCCGCACCGTCGCCCCCGGAATCGGCCCCACCGGCGACGCCTCGCCGGCCCTGCCCGCGCCCGGCCGGAGCCCGGTTCGGGACCTCAGCGCCTCCGCCGCGCTTCCTCCGCAGCAGCCGCAGCCGGCCCGCTCGTCCGCCCAGCCCGGGTTCAACTTCTGATGGCCGCCGTCGCTCGAAAGGATAAGACCATGTCCCGCTTGATCAGCATCGCCGCGGTCTCCGTTTTCGGACTCGTCGTCGGCGGCTGCTCGACGCAGCCCGACCAGCTCGAGGTGCGCCGCAACTACAGCCTCTACTCGCTTCACCAGCCGGTGGTCGAGCGGACCAGCTTCGTGTTCGACGTCGCCGCCCAGGGCGACGGCGTTTCCGACGCCGAGCAGGGCCGGCTTGCCGCCTGGTTCGATTCGATCGGCCTTCGCTACGGCGACACGGTGGCGATCGACGGGGGCGACTACAATTCGGCCGGCGCCAAGCGTGACGTGGCGCGGGTCGCCTCGGCGCACGGCCTTCTCATCGCCGACGCCGGAGCGCCGGTGACCGAAGGCGCGGTTCCGCCCGGCTTCGTCCGGGTCGTCGCCAGCCGCTCGACCGCAAGCGTCGACGGTTGCCCGAGTTGGGGCGATCCCGGCATCGAGTCGCCGGTTCGCACCGGCACCAATTACGGCTGCGCGGTCAACACCAACCTTTCCGCGATGATCGCCAATCCCGAGGATCTGATCCACGGCCGCGAGCCTTCCGGCAACGGCGCCGCGCAGACCGCCGGGCGGGCCGCCCGTTCGTACCGCGAAAGCACGCCCACCGGCCGCCAGGGCCTCCCGGCCGCCCAAACCACTCCGCAGGGAGGCAGGTAAGACCATGAACGCGCCTTTTCACGCATCGCGCGCGGCTTCGCTCCGCGACCCGTTCAGCGCCTTCGTCACCGACGAGGAAACCGCCGAGCTGCTGCGGCCGATCGCCGTCGAGCACGGCTGGTCTCCGGAGAAGGTCAACAAGGGCGGCCTGCGCAACGCGGTCCAGACACTCTCGGTCTCGGCCAGCCCGTCGATCCTGTTCGTCGATCTTTCGGAGAGCGGCGACCCGCTCAACGACATCAACGCCCTCGCCGAGGTGTGCGAGCCGGGAACGGTGGTCATCGCCGCCGGCCAGGTCAACGACGTCCGCCTCTACCGCGATCTCGTCGCCTCGGGCATTCAGGATTACCTGCTGAAGCCCTTCTCGCCCGATCAGCTGCGCGACGCCTTCGCCAATGCGCAGATGACCATCTCGGGGCCGCGCATCGCCGAAAGCGGCATGGAAAAGCCCAACGTGATGGCCGCGGTGATCGGAGTCCGCGGCGGCGTCGGCGCCTCGACCATCGCCACCTCGCTCGCCTGGCTGATGGGCGACAAGGGCGGCCGCTCGACGGCCTTGCTCGATCTCGACGTCCATTTCGGCACCGGCGCGCTTGCGCTCGATCTCGAGCCCGGCCGCGGGCTGACCGACGCGATCGAAAATCCGAGCCGGATTGACGGACTGTTCATCGAACGCGCGATGGTCCGCGCCAACGAGAAGCTTTGCGTGCTCTCAGCCGAGGCGCCGATCAACCAGTCGATGATGTCCGACGGTTCCGCCTTCTACCAGCTGCAGGAAGAGATCCGTCACGCCTTCGAAGGCACGGTGATCGATCTGCCGCGGCAGATGATGGTCCACTATCCCCACCTTTTGGGCGACGTGCACGTCGTCGTCGTCGTCGCGGAGTTCACGCTCTCCGGAACGCGCGATTCGATCCGAATCCTTTCCTGGCTCAAGGCCAATGCGCCGCAGGCCCGGATCATCGTCGTCGCCAATCGTTGCCAGAACGGCATCCAGGAAGTGAGCCGCAAGGATTTCGAGCACTCGATCGAGCGCAAGGTCGACATCGTCGTGCCGTTCGATCCGAAGATGGCGGCCCAGGCCGCCAAGCTCGGCCAGCCGCTCGCCAAGGTCGCCAAGTCCGGCAAGGTGTCGCAGCCGCTCGCCCAGCTTCTCGCGCTCACCGTTGCCCAGGAGGCCGATGGGGCGGAGGAAGGCGGGGCGCCGAGCGGCGGCTCGCTTCTGGGCAAGCTCGGCAACTTCAAGTCGCTGGTCTCGAAAAAGCCCAGGGAAGCTTCCGCGGCGGCTTAGGCCGGCCGGCGAG
It encodes:
- a CDS encoding alpha/beta hydrolase; this encodes MENPPNHRRARPQGARFGTWTAPDGWAIRKMDWPQPGRRKARGSLIFAGGRGDFIEKYLEAFAHWHDRGWNVTAFDWRGQGGSQGDGYRFDSFDALIDDCAALIADWRGGTAGPHVAIGHSMGGHLLLRTLVEAQPALDAAVLVAPMIGVNSAPLPGWLAPDVAETMALCGFRNIPMWKAPPALQVPGGQRQRILTGSRERYEDELWWWRQEPEWELGAPTWGWMRAAFRSAASAFTAERLAAVRLPILILAAGKDRLVSNGEISRAAALLPDARLEEFPKAAHEILREADAVRNDALARIDAFLDERAA
- a CDS encoding peptidase, producing MTLLGLLAAMLLAACWWDVKSRTIPNELNLAIALLAIPFWWSIGLPLWPDAAIQVGIAAIVFGLFSIAFAIGAMGGGDVKLIGALALWLPFQALVLLLVVMSLAGGVLTAAMYIRHRLKSGEGQLEVPYGLAIAFGGLWLISERFLNQFG
- the cpaB gene encoding Flp pilus assembly protein CpaB; the encoded protein is MDVKKIVLLVGALIIAGVTAFMAKSMFTGAAAPQAQASQQVPAGPEVLVATRTLSVGTIIDPEAFRYQPWPQGLVQPAYFTRGEGVDPQSLVGTVVRNEITAGQPLTQGAIVRPGERGFLAAALGPGMRAVTVGVSATSGVAGFVFPGDRVDLVLAQEVEGGGDGPPLRVSETIVRNIRVLAVDQRLNARDEQGNQVPQTVATVTFEATPKIAEKIAVAQTIGQLSLSLRSLADNNAELERAIASGEVTVPENGDPRAERQMLLAVSSRPVDDNTTYTVGADVSRFQRSTVPGRARDNNSNGSASNSSPNSAGIPAAGLGPVVRVARGNTVTVVPVGAR
- a CDS encoding secretion system protein; protein product: MKRAALGTALAAALAAGIAATAPSQAVAQSGAVAPGSDITLSVGTGRLVRVGGAMSDLFVANNEIADVEVRSPTQFYVFGKTAGNTTVYATDRSGRVVFSASVRVGQNLASVGQMLHSAMPEADIVATPMNGMVLLTGTVAQPNDAAEAERLAQAFVGEGTQVVSRLRTATPQQVMLQVKIAEVNRSLLREIGTNLLSRDSSGGFLFGIGRGNPGSFNIAQGPANPATGVIPETLTGATFNFPAGATTLGAAGHLLGLDILSTMNLAETTGLVTTLAEPSIVALSGETSSFLAGGEFPIPISQSLGSVTIEYKQYGVGLAFSPIVLEDGRIQMRVRPEVSELSNEGTIRLNGFNVPALTVRRAETTVELGSGQSFMIAGLLRNHNTNTIDRAPFLGNIPILGALFRSTRYQRAETELVIVVTPYLVRPVSNPAQIALPTDGHRNPDEAQRLLIGAENDSRTGEQRPGPTAGPGRTVAPGIGPTGDASPALPAPGRSPVRDLSASAALPPQQPQPARSSAQPGFNF
- a CDS encoding pilus assembly protein CpaD — translated: MSRLISIAAVSVFGLVVGGCSTQPDQLEVRRNYSLYSLHQPVVERTSFVFDVAAQGDGVSDAEQGRLAAWFDSIGLRYGDTVAIDGGDYNSAGAKRDVARVASAHGLLIADAGAPVTEGAVPPGFVRVVASRSTASVDGCPSWGDPGIESPVRTGTNYGCAVNTNLSAMIANPEDLIHGREPSGNGAAQTAGRAARSYRESTPTGRQGLPAAQTTPQGGR
- a CDS encoding pilus assembly protein CpaE, which translates into the protein MNAPFHASRAASLRDPFSAFVTDEETAELLRPIAVEHGWSPEKVNKGGLRNAVQTLSVSASPSILFVDLSESGDPLNDINALAEVCEPGTVVIAAGQVNDVRLYRDLVASGIQDYLLKPFSPDQLRDAFANAQMTISGPRIAESGMEKPNVMAAVIGVRGGVGASTIATSLAWLMGDKGGRSTALLDLDVHFGTGALALDLEPGRGLTDAIENPSRIDGLFIERAMVRANEKLCVLSAEAPINQSMMSDGSAFYQLQEEIRHAFEGTVIDLPRQMMVHYPHLLGDVHVVVVVAEFTLSGTRDSIRILSWLKANAPQARIIVVANRCQNGIQEVSRKDFEHSIERKVDIVVPFDPKMAAQAAKLGQPLAKVAKSGKVSQPLAQLLALTVAQEADGAEEGGAPSGGSLLGKLGNFKSLVSKKPREASAAA